A DNA window from Desulfatibacillum aliphaticivorans DSM 15576 contains the following coding sequences:
- the groL gene encoding chaperonin GroEL (60 kDa chaperone family; promotes refolding of misfolded polypeptides especially under stressful conditions; forms two stacked rings of heptamers to form a barrel-shaped 14mer; ends can be capped by GroES; misfolded proteins enter the barrel where they are refolded when GroES binds) yields the protein MTVKAMKYGAKARSKMMQGINNLADAVQVTLGPKGRHVLINKTWGSPKITKDGVTVAKEIVLEDRFENIGAQMVMEVAFKTSDEAGDGTTTATILARAIYREGSKLVAAGGSPMAIKRGIDKSVALVVEQLKKMSKPIRDTKDIAQVGAISANNDSAIGDLIAEAMEKVGRHGVITVEEGKVMETTLNIVEGMQFDSGYLSPYFVTDTVKMEADMEDPYVLLHEKKISSMRDLLPILEQVIQTGKPILIMAEDVDGDALTALVVNKMGGALRCAAVKPPGFGDLRKAMLEDIAILTGGRAITEELGLDLQTVLLEDLGSANRITVSSDSTTIIGGGCDRKALDGRISQIKAQIKMTTDNYDKEKLQQRLAKLAGGVAVIHVGAATEFEMQEKKDRIDDALSATRAAVEEGIVPGGGVAYLRAMTVLATIKLPGEEQLGVELMKRALEAPAKQIAANAGFEGPVVLARIMEGGGSFGFNAETGTYEDLIEAGIIDPTKVSRFALQNAASVAGLLMTTEAMIADKPQRGSSLAAAAPLEDSY from the coding sequence ATGACAGTTAAAGCAATGAAATATGGCGCAAAAGCACGAAGTAAAATGATGCAGGGGATTAACAACCTGGCTGACGCGGTACAAGTTACCCTCGGGCCCAAAGGGCGTCATGTGCTCATAAATAAAACCTGGGGCTCTCCCAAAATAACCAAGGACGGGGTGACTGTCGCCAAGGAAATAGTATTGGAGGACCGGTTTGAAAACATAGGTGCGCAAATGGTTATGGAGGTGGCTTTCAAGACCTCGGATGAAGCCGGAGACGGCACGACCACGGCGACCATCCTGGCCCGGGCCATCTATCGGGAGGGCTCAAAGCTCGTGGCTGCCGGCGGGAGCCCCATGGCCATAAAGCGGGGGATCGACAAATCCGTCGCCCTGGTGGTGGAGCAGCTAAAAAAAATGTCCAAACCAATAAGGGATACAAAAGATATTGCCCAGGTCGGGGCTATTTCCGCCAACAACGATTCCGCAATCGGCGACCTCATCGCCGAGGCCATGGAAAAAGTCGGCCGACACGGAGTGATTACGGTAGAGGAAGGCAAGGTCATGGAGACAACGCTCAACATTGTCGAGGGGATGCAATTCGACAGCGGCTATCTGAGCCCCTATTTTGTCACAGACACGGTCAAAATGGAGGCCGACATGGAAGATCCCTATGTCCTTTTGCACGAAAAAAAAATCAGCAGCATGCGCGATCTATTGCCCATTCTGGAGCAGGTCATCCAAACCGGTAAGCCCATACTGATTATGGCCGAGGATGTGGATGGAGATGCATTGACTGCTCTGGTGGTCAATAAAATGGGCGGCGCCTTGCGTTGCGCGGCCGTGAAGCCTCCTGGTTTCGGTGACCTCCGCAAGGCCATGTTGGAAGACATCGCCATCCTGACCGGCGGCCGGGCTATCACCGAGGAGCTGGGTCTCGATTTGCAAACGGTGCTCCTGGAGGACCTGGGCTCGGCCAATCGCATTACTGTAAGTAGTGACAGCACGACGATTATCGGAGGCGGTTGCGACCGCAAGGCCCTGGACGGGCGTATCAGTCAGATCAAGGCCCAGATAAAAATGACAACCGATAATTACGACAAGGAAAAACTGCAACAGCGTTTGGCGAAACTGGCAGGAGGCGTTGCCGTTATCCATGTGGGGGCGGCAACTGAATTCGAGATGCAGGAGAAGAAGGATCGGATTGATGATGCGCTCAGCGCCACCCGTGCGGCCGTGGAGGAAGGCATTGTCCCGGGGGGAGGTGTTGCCTACCTGCGCGCCATGACGGTCCTTGCAACGATTAAACTCCCAGGAGAAGAGCAACTTGGCGTCGAACTCATGAAACGCGCCCTTGAAGCCCCGGCCAAGCAAATCGCGGCTAACGCCGGTTTTGAGGGGCCGGTAGTGCTTGCGCGCATTATGGAGGGCGGAGGCAGTTTTGGATTCAACGCTGAAACAGGGACTTATGAAGATCTAATTGAGGCCGGAATCATAGACCCGACCAAGGTGTCACGGTTTGCACTTCAAAACGCTGCTTCCGTGGCCGGCCTCCTCATGACCACGGAAGCCATGATCGCTGACAAACCCCAAAGGGGATCGTCTTTGGCGGCCGCCGCGCCATTGGAAGACTCATATTAG
- a CDS encoding lipopolysaccharide assembly protein LapA domain-containing protein — MNVKLTVGMIMAGLVFVFIIQNFAVMELGFLFWTLSMPLALLLFLILSAGIFMGWLLRGSFIRRKGIAQDGQNAA; from the coding sequence ATGAACGTTAAACTAACCGTCGGCATGATCATGGCCGGACTGGTATTTGTATTCATCATTCAAAATTTTGCGGTGATGGAGCTTGGATTTTTATTCTGGACGCTATCCATGCCCTTGGCATTGCTGCTGTTCCTGATCCTGTCTGCAGGCATTTTCATGGGCTGGCTGCTGCGCGGCAGCTTCATTAGAAGGAAAGGCATTGCCCAAGATGGTCAAAATGCTGCGTAA
- a CDS encoding response regulator yields MKCETIKPVDMDSLSAVSCRQGAGCKQQKSGFQPTRCLVVDDDFTIIEYVVQLLELLGFLRVETAQGQPDVMNKLTAGSYELLITDLEMPDMNGYHLTQTVKQDAPDTKTIIMTGRHKAYCRAMMASWWVDGWLFKPFKLKELRSMLSLLGLLKT; encoded by the coding sequence ATGAAATGCGAAACAATTAAGCCAGTCGACATGGATTCGCTTTCAGCGGTGAGTTGTCGGCAGGGGGCTGGTTGTAAGCAACAAAAATCGGGCTTTCAGCCAACCCGATGCTTAGTGGTTGATGATGACTTCACGATCATTGAATACGTGGTCCAGCTGCTTGAACTGCTTGGATTTTTAAGGGTGGAAACCGCCCAAGGGCAACCTGACGTGATGAACAAACTCACTGCCGGCTCATACGAACTATTGATCACGGATTTGGAGATGCCGGACATGAATGGCTACCATCTGACCCAAACAGTCAAACAGGATGCGCCTGACACCAAAACAATCATCATGACGGGCCGTCATAAAGCCTATTGCCGCGCAATGATGGCTTCATGGTGGGTGGACGGGTGGCTTTTCAAGCCTTTTAAACTAAAGGAACTGCGCTCCATGTTGTCGTTGCTTGGATTGCTTAAGACCTGA
- a CDS encoding CHC2 zinc finger domain-containing protein has product MKTCQDIKPAASIDAIIHYAEAMLGVRFTKVRKNRYNAQCPFHADTENSFRVYVNKDDEVRFHCFGACKGDWDIYDLIMLRRKCRSGKAQQVWAEHLGMADFKFDAGRVSSIPEPDETPEPDVPVVFIEPLKLDQKNAASLDEAASFYNGLLVSHKNRFKHIWEYLASRGVGQDAISKFNIGYAPPYSDEQHRGRALVDSFLPRFEKKNETFSAVTDAGLARLLNDNSVKGYGYYCRQIDFSRKYPFSRNYCDALAGRIVFPICDSTSLTTGLAGRNPGDRGVRWLKQQSREVPLSDRARLFGLEKAAQYIRQYRTIILVEGVFDYFAFYNLLQDMGKPALVSTLGSYVTPEAAAIITSLDIEHFIVAYNWDELGRNGIERMAAKSNGWVYYLGGPSKDQSPYDLLKPVLDAINGFSRGASHDLCAMLPKTKIKTGTGGHNKVQPPSVAVACSGKTASD; this is encoded by the coding sequence ATGAAAACTTGCCAGGACATAAAACCGGCGGCGAGCATTGACGCCATCATCCATTATGCGGAAGCGATGCTTGGCGTTCGTTTCACGAAAGTCAGAAAGAATCGGTACAACGCACAGTGCCCTTTCCACGCCGACACCGAAAACAGCTTCAGGGTTTATGTCAACAAGGATGATGAGGTCCGGTTCCATTGCTTCGGCGCCTGCAAAGGCGATTGGGATATTTATGACCTGATCATGCTGCGCAGGAAATGTCGTTCCGGAAAGGCGCAGCAGGTTTGGGCTGAGCATCTGGGGATGGCTGACTTCAAGTTTGACGCCGGCAGGGTCTCCTCCATTCCTGAACCTGACGAGACGCCGGAGCCCGATGTTCCGGTTGTATTCATCGAACCATTGAAACTTGATCAAAAGAATGCCGCCTCTTTGGATGAGGCCGCCAGCTTTTACAATGGCCTTCTGGTTTCGCATAAAAACCGGTTCAAACACATTTGGGAATATCTTGCCAGCCGGGGTGTTGGACAAGACGCCATAAGCAAGTTCAACATCGGCTACGCCCCTCCTTATAGCGATGAACAGCACCGAGGCAGGGCGCTGGTAGACAGCTTCCTGCCACGCTTTGAAAAAAAGAACGAAACATTCAGCGCCGTCACGGATGCCGGCCTGGCCAGATTATTAAACGACAACAGCGTAAAAGGATATGGATATTATTGCCGGCAGATCGACTTCAGTCGTAAATATCCGTTTTCTAGAAATTACTGTGATGCTTTAGCTGGACGGATAGTGTTTCCTATTTGTGATTCAACATCTCTCACGACTGGATTGGCCGGCAGAAACCCGGGCGATAGGGGCGTACGTTGGCTTAAACAACAGAGCAGAGAAGTCCCCCTTTCCGATAGAGCGCGTCTTTTCGGCCTTGAAAAGGCTGCCCAATATATCCGGCAATACCGGACAATCATTCTGGTGGAGGGCGTCTTTGACTATTTTGCATTCTACAATCTTCTCCAGGACATGGGTAAACCGGCGTTGGTTTCGACATTGGGCTCCTATGTCACCCCCGAAGCGGCTGCAATTATAACAAGCCTTGATATTGAGCACTTCATTGTCGCTTACAATTGGGACGAACTCGGCAGAAACGGCATTGAACGGATGGCGGCCAAATCAAACGGGTGGGTCTATTACCTTGGCGGTCCATCTAAGGATCAGTCTCCCTACGATCTATTAAAGCCAGTGCTCGACGCCATCAACGGGTTTTCCCGAGGAGCATCTCATGATCTATGCGCGATGCTTCCGAAAACAAAAATTAAAACAGGTACAGGCGGGCATAATAAGGTGCAGCCGCCCTCTGTTGCAGTCGCCTGCAGTGGAAAAACTGCTTCAGACTAA